The Accipiter gentilis chromosome 8, bAccGen1.1, whole genome shotgun sequence genomic sequence tatttggtgAAAGAACCCTCAATTCTTTACCAGAGTGGTTACACTGTTGAAGATAGACATTACAGTTTAGATTTCAGTCTGGTTTCTGAATATGGTGTGAATACTAGTTTTTCCTGGGTATGTGGTTAGTGAAATGTCTTCTCATAATGATACGATGCCCCTAGCTATGAATTATGTGGGTACATGGAAGGTATTTGAAGATAAATATGTCTGAGTTTTCTAAGATTTCTTAATTTAAGGAGTAAAGTCTTTTTGGTTCTACGTTAGAAATTTCAGGCTAGTTTGCAGTAGGTTGAAGCAATGGGGTATTTTGTAGTTCATCATCATCTGACAAGTAACAGCTTAGGTGTGGTCTTTCATAaggttttcttgtgttttgctCTGTATAACACAACTTCTGATGTTTATATTTAGACGCATCACTTCCCTGTCCAGCCAACTTTTGCTGAGGAGACAGACCAGTGCCTGCCTAAAATCTTAAACAGCAACCCTCCCCTCATTATAAAGGTAATTGAATTCCCACCATCTTCCCATCTAGGTGTGTGCTGAGAAGGTGTTTCTCAAAGCATACAATCAGATCTTCTAGGTACCAGTTATTTTAACTGgttcttttaaaagctgcttcAGAACACTGGAGGCAGTTACAGTTAATGGTGAAAATTTGTTTAGTAGTGACATCTGCTGGTGCTCACCACATTGGGGCACTCTGAGCTGAAGACAGACTCATTTAATTAGAGGTAAGAGCTGTTTGTCTGCTGCATAAATATGTTAGTGCATACTGATGTTAAAACAGAAGGTTAGTGACATTCAGGTTTTATAACTCTTTCAACTTTGAGTCTTTGTCACATAAACAGGTGTTTTATCTTTGTACGCTCTTAATCCTTTACCCCTGATACTTATATTTGGGTTCTTATGTGTGTGTTCTCTCTTgaagttaaaatattatttccatatttatgttggaagttgtgtttcttttttaaaaaagagaatactAAAAAGCTACTTAAAATTGTGAGTAAAGGAGAGTAATTTTGGTCTGACTATGGTAATCATTAATGGGATTTACTGATTATAATACTTAAAAATTGGAGACCTCATATAAGAAGTATTAGGTAAATAAAGATAAGAATATTTTCCTGCATGTGCAAAATCCATGTTTACTGATTATACAGATCTCTGATAAGACTAGAGGTATAACAGGCTGCAATCCATTTGAATCCTTTTTTAAGCTTTGCTGCACTATCAAAGGATGATGGGTGGGGAAGAGTCGAGTACAGCACAGTTAAAGGTAGAGGAAGTCTAATTTATAATTTCAGCCATTACTAAGGTGTTTAATTTATAATTGTATCTTGTATAGTGGGAAAAATctggttattttttgtttgccaCATTAACTACTTAATCACATGAAAAAGCAGTATGAGGTCTGGTACCGTATAGCATACTGTGTAGTTGAGCTCTGGCTTGCAAAAACAGTTCTTTCCTTAGACTTTTCTGCGTCATAGATTCTTTCTGTCTGAGCTGTTAGCTGTTAAGATAAAAAAATGGTGTTAGATCTTCTTTAACTCCAAAGAAACAACTTATCAGTAAAGTTCTCTGAAGCTCTTACTAACTCAGCAGCCCTATCCAGAGCAGTTCTAGGGATGTGTCAGTCCTTTGctagctttctttttctgttacatgGCTGGTTTTAGTCTGTGTGAACTCATTCTTTGTTAGGGATTACTTTTGTATGGATaactacatttttaaaggaaatacattGGACTTGTGTGCactaaaacattttcctttgtagTTTTTAGCCTTACAAGACTTGATGTTACTTTCCCAATATTCTCCTGTTCGACGACAGGAAGTCTTTAGCCTTAGTCAGCCAGGTAATTACAAAAGCTATTTCAtattgattctttttctttttttttttaaagtgttagtCAAATGCTTCTAGAAGTTACGTAATGCAGTGACGCATGCTACATAAGCCAGAAGGCCTCAAAAGTAAGAGTATCCTTATGGTGCCTTTTCCAAAAGGATGCTTAATCATCTATATTCATATTGTTTTACCTACTAAACTAAATGACTTCTGGTGCCTGTTGTTTGATTTAAGTGACAACCATGAGGGAACACAGGTCTTAACGTGCTGAAAGCAGGGTCCTCTTGACACCACCAGTCATGTAGTCCAAACTGAATAATCTCACAGATGGGTATGAACGCCTAATGTTGAGATGTGAGTGAGGGCAAATCAAGCATAAATAGTGAGTCACCACTAGAGTTGTGAAAGCAAACAATGATTATAATTTCAATTAGTATTCAGGCCTCTTGCTATATACAAAGATATGGCAGAGGTCAATTAAAACTGCTTAAAAGCCTTTAGGAACTTTTTGTTAAACCTCATCAGGAATTCTAGTGTTTGTACTACTTCAGAACTGTTTACCATCACCATTGATACTACTTTGTTCATTTTAGTTGTTAGTGATTTTAGATCTGATGGGCCAAACTGCCTATGTTTCCTGCTTGCTTAGCAGGTTTCACTAGTCTTTTTAAAGAGTTATCCATTGATGGGAGGATAGAATCTGTCCATGTTTTCATCTTCTCAGTACAAATAAACTGTCATGGTGAAAATGCACTGTCTTCTTAGAAATGGAGTGGTACTGTAACTTTGAAGCTTAGGCTGAGAGCATATGGGCACTGTCAGAATAGATAGAAGGGTGAGCATCTGGGTTAAGTGTACCTACTGCATTTCCTTTTTGTGTGCATACTGCTAGGTGGGCACCCGCACAACTGGACTGCAATATCAAGGGAGTGTTTGAGCCTTCTGAATGATCTGACTCAGAGGCTGATCGCACAGCAGGAAGCTGCAGCAGCAAATGGGAGAGTAAAGCAGCCAGCAGGAGAGCTGAAAGTATCTCCACAGACTCCAGGTATGTGAGGAAATGCTCATAATTGTTTGTAAAGCATGAAAGGACCAATAGATTACATAGGCACATTAGTCTCAATTAAGTTGTATGGGGAAAATGAGTCACGGggttttctgtaaataaatgcaaacaaaaaaagtctCTCCCCCAATTTAATTTTAGGTATTATTGTTGAAATCCCAAAATAACTAGAAAACTTGAAAAGATCATGTTTACTCAGTTCGTTTACATTGCATGATGTTATGTtcaatacagtattttttccacACTTGCATGAATTAAGCAAGTCTAATTATTACAGTTTTAGTCAGTGGTTCAACCTCGTACAGGGAGAACTTAAGTCTTGCCAAGGGATGCTTTGTAATTTGCATAGCTGCTCTTATAATTAGTTTAAGATGGTAaaattagtttttgttttgttgttgtggggACTTTGAATATGTTTGTGTGATTCACTAATATCACTGTAGGATAAGAAAAGCCAGTCTGACTCTTGAGCTGTGTGCAGCCTGCAAGCATTTCGGGTATTTTACATGCCAGACTTAGGCATCATtcctggcagcagagctgtgttaGTATAGAGGGTGCCAGGTAATTGAATCCCTTAGTCAGTGCCTAGGATACAAGTGCCTGGGGAACGGCAGGGGACTGTCGGTATGTCAGAGGTGAATTTCTTCTAGTGCTGCTCTTTCTTGGATTTTGTGAGTGATGTGTCTTCTCTTATATACCACGCAGAATCAGAAAAAATTGCCATTCTTCTACAGGTAGCCTTTTTTCTAGTACTTAATCCTAAAAGCATACTTTATGTAGATAGCAGAGTGTAGCAATGCTAGctagcaaaaggagaaaaagaaatccagaggGATTCTTCTCATCACAGGCTGCTCTTAAACTGATGAACTTTTAAAACACTTCACGTGGATGTGTACTGCTTTGCAAAACCACAGTGGAAACAACGTCCTTTAATAAATCTGTAATGATAGAGAGGTTGTTGAAATAGCAATCAAATAACAAACCCATCTTTTATTTCATATGTGCCAGGCTGTTTGTCTTCATGTAGTGTGTTCTTTGTCATTAGGAGCCCTTGTGACAGAAGATATGTCTTTCCAGTCACAGAGGTCTAATATTGCTCCCAGAGCCTCCATGTCTTCGCTGGTTAAATCATCCTTAATGCCCTTAAAGACATCACCTGGGTCTGATGTTGGTTCGCCTTTCAGCTCACCTGCTTTAAGTTGCAAGATGGGAATTCTGGATGTAAACTCTCCTTGGCATGGATCAGTCCAAAGTCCTCAAGTTACGAGAAGGGGACCAAAGCTGTGGACATCAGGTTCAGGTAGAGATTCTTCCACAGCACTGTTTCTAGCCTTGTAGTTGTAAGTGTAGTAGGCATGTCAATAGAGATCTGTATCTTGAGGATTTAAGTGACAGCAACCAGTTTATCTAAAGATACTGTATTTCTCTTGTAGATCTGCAAATGAACGGTTCCCACCATGAATCCTTCCCACTGCTCTCTGCTGCAGGAGTTGGCAGTGAGGCAGTACAGCCAAGAGTTATTTACACATGGCTTCAGAACAAGCAACAACAGGTAGAGTAAAAGTTGCAGTACAGATAGGTTGCAGCCAGCGCAGCTTAAGTGTTGTCTCTTCTGAAAGAACTTTCCATTTTTGTTAAATGAATACTTCCTTCTTCAATTAGCTTACATAACAGAaatccttctcccccaccccccaatcccTTTATGCTGCAAGATGATGGTAGGGTTGTGGAGGGGGCAACTTTGCATGCCTTCAGATAAATACagattatatttttaatcttttgtttcttttcagataaaaacCTTTTTGTCAAAACGAGTGCTGATAATGTATTTCTTCAGTAAGGTAATCATGATCTTTTGTGAGTGAGCAGTATGGACTAGAAATGCATGAGCATATGGATTCTGCTGTGGCACTATGTACCTTTTCCATATAGTAACAGTTCTAAAACCTTTCTTTTCATCTAAGGCTTTCCATAAGTACAACTTTGTCCTTACTGTGAGTTTCATAGCAGAATTATCCCCTACCTGCATAAAAAAGAGTGATAATACTTGTTTAAACTCATCTGGTTATAAACTGCTTTTTGCTTAAAGCATCATGTACTAGTAAAACACAACTGAGAACTTAAATGCAATTGTCTCAGAATACTAATGTAAGATGACATGGCttccagttaattttaaaattcctctAACTGCTTTTTGTTAGGTCAGTGTACCAAATAAATTCTTTATAGctttcctttgtgggagaagtggTAGCTAGAATGTTGGGAATTTCTCCTTATGAAATATTGGTACTAATACTACTACTACTTGacggttggactccatgatcttaaaggtcttttccaacctaaatgattctatgattctacttttCAAGTGAACTTGAACACTTAACTAAACTTGCATAGTGTTTACACAAAAAAACAATTGGGTATTTCTCTTAGCATAATTGAATAATAACTCAGTTACGTTCTATAGAAGCATCCTCCTCTAATTTAGGTCTTTGTTTTTCAGGgatttaaatgttttctgcaaGCAGAAATCATATTTTTATAAGCAGATCTTTTCTGTGTATGCGATAATGGTTTATGTTTACATGTACAGCAGTGTTTTGTGATCAGTTATAGACTGGACTTTTTTGAAGTCCCAGTTATAGCTATAGCTTTGTGAGAAGCTTCTGTCCAAAATGAATTTTAGTTTCTTAAAAGATTAGATTTTTTGGGTATTCCCAGAGATCCGTCAGCCTTACAGGTCTTTTTTGAGGGGAGGGACATGACCCTATCAAATACGTAATACCTTAATTGAAACCGGCAATTTTTGGTGATGTTAGTTATAAAGTGCACTCAGAatgctttaatttcttctcagCACCCAGAAGCCTCCATCCAAGCTGTCTTCTCTGATGCCCAAATGCACATCTGGGCTTTGGAAGGTAAGCAATTTCTATTCCCAGGTAATCCATTCTATTGGCTCGTGGAACTGCGACAATTAAAAGGATCCGATTCCAGGTttctggggctctgtgctttataaatgtaaaggaagaaaaatctttgaatCTATTTTGACAAAAACCTGACTGCATTTCAGATACCAACATGAATAAAGGTCTAATTCACTTGTTAGTTTTGCGACCCCATGTGAGATCTCTTAGTTTATTTTCTGCAGAGATTTGGTAGAGATTCCTAAACTtgatttctgttgctttcctcCCATGTGAACCCATGTatcacttttacattttttttccagtaacagaTTTATGATGTCTTTTTACAACAGCTTTTCTGACTAAAGGCTCTGAGTTTTTCTCTGTTAATCACAGAGGGTTGAGGCAGGGAGGCACTTAGGTAgtaacaaataaatggaaaaagatGGTCTGCAGAGATTTAAAAGAACAGTGACAGTACGTGGTTGCACTATgggattttcttgtttgtttcagtCACGAGCAAATACTGGTATTAATAGAATCTTTTATTAGATTTGACAGTGCAAAAGTTGATCTTTTTCTTGGGTAATATATTTTATGGGCAGATATGCTGTGCTGTGTCAGATTGAAGGTGATGAGTTGGGACCTATAGAGTCAGGAGATGAGAAATCACATTCAgtttgcagaaaagcagaagataCCATTTGTGTGTTAACTAAGGGCAGCAGGATaggttgtaattttttaaaatatgataaacAAACAAGTAAACTGAGAAAGGATTTAAAGCTAAATCAAGGTTTCCCTCAAAGTAGTAGAGAGTTCTCGTACAAGCTGAACAAAGAAAGTTAAGTGATATGGAAATGTTTGTTTATGGCTAAAAGAATTGTGAAATAGGTCCTGTCTCGTGGTTGATGTCGGGTACAGCTCTGATCAGAGCAGTGGAAAGAAGGAgccaatgcttttttaaaatgtattttatatataatctATCTTGCCTTATCAACCTCAAACTATTGTACACCTGTCAAACCAGTGACTGGTTTAGTCCTGAAGCAAGCCAAAGCTGAGGTAACTGTCATCTGGCTGCCGGAAGTCCTGAAGAATTCCACCACACTAGTAGAATCTTTGGGCAAAACCATGATCTTTGTTAATGCTTCAGAACTTGAGAATTCAGTAATTAtagcaaacttctttttttaaaggtctgtcTCATTTGGTAGCAGCCTCCTTTACTGAAGACCAATTTGGAGTTGTCCAAACTACACTGCCAGCTATCCTGAATACATTACTGACTCTTCAGGAGGTAAAAACTGTTAACTTTTCCTTACTGCAGAACAAGTTTAGGAGAAGAGAAGGAGTtttgttaattttatattttgaccTTCCTCACCAGTCATAGCATTCAAGTTGTTACCACTGTAGCAACTCTTCTGTAATTCATCTAAAAAAAACCAGCTAGCTGCCACTATGTGCATTATGAAACAGCTGAATAAAAACCTtgttagttttttaaaatgtagaagtagaaagcatgtttttaatggaatgtttcattaaaaaaaaagtactatgTGCTCAGTTAAAATTTCAAGGATGCAGCAATTATCATACTATGTTTTATGCGTAGTTGGGACTTAATCTTTATGTGGCTGTACACAATTCCTCGTGCAATTTGGAGACATTGCAAATCACAGCAGATATCTGTGTAGTATTTCTCTACTAATACTAAGACATTACTCTCAAATTACTGATGTTTGtgtaatgtgtatttaaaaaaaatccagatttgtTTCCAAGGCTATGTGTGTCCTATTGACATAATAATTTTACAGTGCCTTAATGGAGATTCTTGGAAAGAATTTAGCGGTTATCAAAGTTCTTCAGTGTAAGTCATCTATTCCAAGAAACaggcactggggtggggggtgtaacCAGTACCcttgtttctgaaagaaacaagTCATAATACAGGACAGAGTTGTATTTCTATTGCAGTGTGTGCTGTGCTTAGCATTTAAGACTCATTAACAGAGAATCTTATTTCATAGAACTTGGTTCTATGTTCATGTTGTTGGCCAGGAAATGCAAGGTCAAGCTCAGTCTCCAGTACATTTTTGTGTGTCTTGGTGGAATTTCTGAACTTgcactttctttttgctttatttgaCATAAACATGTTGCTAGTTACATTATGAAATAACTGAACAGATGAAACAAGTTCATTTATGTTTTTCTCAATCAGGTTGTAGACAGACATTTCAAACTGCCTCATGTTTCTAGCAAGCCCCCCAGGATTTCAGGAAGTCTGGTGGACACCTCCTACAAAACATTACGATTTGCACTTAGAGCATCTCTGAAAACAGCACTATACCGAATAACTACCGTCTTTGGAGAACACTTGAAGTAAGAACTTTTTCATGATTGCTTGCTTGCTAAGTTTAGtttaaattattgttattgtaGGAGCTgtgaaaagagaatttttttgGCAAAAATCCCTTCAGGTTATTATTCTAACATggtattttagcattttttttatttatggaaTGTTAAAATTCTTGTATGGATATATGGTCTCCTTAGAAACTTACTATTCATAGATTTCTGGGCAATTTTTCTTAGTGACTTTTCATGAACTCTTTAAAAGCAGTCCATGCATACCACTTGTTTAATAAATCTTAGCTgttgaaaagaaagtaaatagaGACAATTACCTGTTCTGTAGGGAGAGAGTCCTGAGAATCCTATGAAAAGTCCAAATAATCAAATTCCCTTGCTGCTTGGTTGTGGGATGGCTCTTTCTCAGCTACTGTCACAGCAGGCAGACTTTCATACTTGGCCTCTGAATTTGTGGGACTGAAACTCCTGCAGTATCTGCCCATCTCTCCCTGTGGGGATGAAATGTCAGTCAGTTTGGAAGTGCTCAATATACAGAAGAGAGAATTTTAAGAGATTCTTTCTTATCTAAATCGTTCTTGCAAGTTAAACAATTGCTTGTGTGTGTTTAAAGGTAAGGAAATAGGCTAGATTTCTTGGGACAAGTGTGGTTTAGTAGTGGAAGCTGTTGAGGTTAAGAATTGACAGTTTTAGGGGTTAATAAACTTTTTGTCTTGGACTGTAGGTTTTTCATACAGCTAGGTTTTCTAAAATTTAGCTTcagtgtaattttttatttcaatgtgtACTTAATTTTGGCATGAGGCTTAATTTTTGTGGTGTATTACATTTAATGTAAAATCTTATGTTCTGCATTTGTTGTTTTTAGTGCAGTGCAAGTGTCCACAGAACATAAGAAAAGACTTCAGCAATTCTTGGAATACAAAGAATAAATAACAGATTTTGATGCAGCTACGTTTGTCTTTTTTCAACGCTCTTGGTAAGAAGAAAGTGGGACTAATGAGCCTTTTTATCTTGGCTTTTTGGAAGAGCATATGGAAGTACAAGTCACAGAACAAAACTCTTAGAACTGTAGAAGAGCTCTTCTGGGTTTGGATAATCTTTTGTataataaaacttttttaaaattcatcttgCCTTCTTTTAATATCACTTACAAATGAGAAAGTGTCAGTTCTTACTTTATGTAAGACTATGACGTTTGAGTTACTTTGTCACTCAGATCCTTCACTGTTTTTCACGATGTATTCTTTCCCTACCCTTTCCTGTTAAAGGGCTGAGTAGAGATTTACATAGATGCTTAGTGTGCCTAAGTGTTCCATAAATTTAGTTGATAACACTTGTAGTGCAGATGAAGTGTGTACTTTAAGAGTAGGAAACAGATGTGCCCAGGAATAAAACATGTTAGTCTTCTGTAAGATGGAAATATTCCTTCAGAGCAAAATGGGTGTGCAGAAAGGCATTGTTAAGACACAAATACTGCTTGAAAAGCTAGCAGCTTGGATTTTATCTTTAAGGTGACCTAGGAAACTAAGTTCTGCTCTACGCTGAAACAGAGAGGAAATATTACTGCATTTAGTAAAACTCCTCAGTGATGATATTATGAATGAAAGTTTAGACCAAGAGCTTTCTGTTAAGGGGGATAGGAAGGAAGTTCGcagcatattttcaaaataatatacATTATTGGTAGCTTCTGGTGAAAaagatgactttttaaaagcatttttttaagctttttatctGGAAGTAAACCTGTCCCAATTGTTTGAAAATTAACTACTCAATTTTTAAACTGACTCCAGTTATTGTGATATCTACACTAGAAAACATGTATGGAGTATGAAGAGCTTAGATGTAGCTGCAGTACCTTACTGTAATTTCCTTGAGATAACAGTAAGCTAAATGGTCTTGCAAATGAATTTAGTGTGATAAAGGGAAACAAAATCTGgatcatttttcttccattctcttCAGTGCTGTTAGTCCTATGGGGTTGCATTTTTTGGTAGAGGACCTAAGATCTGAAGATGGCCATGGTGTCAGTTACATTGGTGTGATGAAGTGATCAGCTGATAGTGGGTGGTTGTGTAGTAATAATTCTTTAGGGGGCCTGTAAGGTTTGGATAAAAGAGAGAGCCCCAAATCCACAACGAGACCTGCATATTGCTTTCCTCAGTACAGAGACATGTTATCTTCTTGTAATGCAGACACTGCATGTGTTAGATTTGATAGTGGAAATTAGAACTATATTGTCCTTTTGCGTTCAGATGGCTTACAGCAAACACTGTAAGGTGATGGacagcctttcattatatttaaagGTTAAGCACAAAGTCTTTTAAAGTTTCCCAAAGCTTAACTTCTGCCACAGGTTTGACTATTATGTCAAAGACTCTTGCCTGCTTGGCTTATTAAATAATTCAGTTTGCTTATTTTCTGGTATTGCAATGTGCACCTGGAGTTAAAATGGTGCTTTAGTTAGTACCTCAGGTGTAACTGTTGACCCAAATACTTCAGCTGaaagtttgaaataaatttttcatgcatttaaacaggtgcagaatattttttttattgctctggtATTTTCTGCAACATTCCCACAACTATAAGCTGTAAGTTGTAATTAACAGTGTTATGGTTGTCAGCAGCAGGCTTAAAATGCAGATGACTTTTTGATGCCAAAGTGCTTGAGGTCTGTCCTCCTTGTGTTGCAGTAGAGATTTGCACATGACATCTGCTAATGTGCATGTGATTCATGGCATTCTCTGTGTATGACAGAAGAGCTTTCAAAAGCTGATTGCTTTGTGGTTTCTTTAAAAGCTCCAATTCTTAAAGagctgtagacttttttttttaatgcccttACTTAAAAGTGCATCTTTAACAGTATCTCATCCTTATGAATGTAAGTGTTCAAGAATATAAAGTGTATGGTGGGTGCCCTCTGAAGATGCAGTAACTGGCTGACACAACTCAAATGGGGACAACATCTTATTCTAGTTTTGGCTTTGGGAATAATTATATTCCTCTGGCAAACTGTGCTGGTGTTTCAAGTCCTTATACATACTTCTGTCTTAACATAATCAGTCTGTGAAGCCTCTGTGAGGTATGGGAAGAGTCTCTCGAGTTCAGTTCTGCATTCTgggtaatgaggaaaaaaataaagcctttttcCAATTGGTTTCTATGTAACTGCAGTTAAATTGGATCCCCCAAGCCTGATAATATTTCTCACCTGTTTAATCATCTCAAAGCTAAGCTGCATCTTCTTGCAGGATTGCCTACTGCATGCACAAGTGAAACTGATAGAATTTGGTTAGATTGCTATTCTGGTAACCTCATGAACTACCTCCCTCTCCCTACAGGTTAGCTGTAGTCAAGAGTATCTGAAATTATTTCCACTGCAGCTGTGGAGAGGTACGCAGTTGATGGTGCAGATCTGTTTTCCTGTTACAATGGAGTAATGAAATAGAGGCTTTTTAGCTCTTAAGAAATCTcttgtaaatctgaaaaaaactctATCCTGCTTCATTTCCTGAAATACAACTTTGAAAATTCAGACTGGGTGGACA encodes the following:
- the NDC1 gene encoding nucleoporin NDC1 isoform X2; translation: MEAEAGRQRALLRQVLGWRVAAAVAWSVLLLPVCTAAFVVLSGFEPFHPVRWISIVPSIPCSRLALIGKIIHPQQVIHSVAHAVMGMLVAWCAAVMTKGKFQFLAVPCTPSESLDDAVPQMCLNEHHLFFLLSGAFMGYSYSLLYLINNMNYLPFPVIQQYKYLRFRRSLPLLVKHTCVESLYFVRNFCVTYYFFGYIPKVWISTTMDLRIDSKLHPLDTLTGLLDLSLFYHAWLCGVFLLITWYIAWLLFKIYATETHHFPVQPTFAEETDQCLPKILNSNPPLIIKFLALQDLMLLSQYSPVRRQEVFSLSQPGGHPHNWTAISRECLSLLNDLTQRLIAQQEAAAANGRVKQPAGELKVSPQTPGALVTEDMSFQSQRSNIAPRASMSSLVKSSLMPLKTSPGSDVGSPFSSPALSCKMGILDVNSPWHGSVQSPQVTRRGPKLWTSGSDLQMNGSHHESFPLLSAAGVGSEAVQPRVIYTWLQNKQQQIKTFLSKRVLIMYFFSKHPEASIQAVFSDAQMHIWALEGLSHLVAASFTEDQFGVVQTTLPAILNTLLTLQEVVDRHFKLPHVSSKPPRISGSLVDTSYKTLRFALRASLKTALYRITTVFGEHLNAVQVSTEHKKRLQQFLEYKE
- the NDC1 gene encoding nucleoporin NDC1 isoform X1, producing the protein MEAEAGRQRALLRQVLGWRVAAAVAWSVLLLPVCTAAFVVLSGFEPFHPVRWISNSFNDLYTSYVIFCILLMSVVILVISIFNVEFYAVVPSIPCSRLALIGKIIHPQQVIHSVAHAVMGMLVAWCAAVMTKGKFQFLAVPCTPSESLDDAVPQMCLNEHHLFFLLSGAFMGYSYSLLYLINNMNYLPFPVIQQYKYLRFRRSLPLLVKHTCVESLYFVRNFCVTYYFFGYIPKVWISTTMDLRIDSKLHPLDTLTGLLDLSLFYHAWLCGVFLLITWYIAWLLFKIYATETHHFPVQPTFAEETDQCLPKILNSNPPLIIKFLALQDLMLLSQYSPVRRQEVFSLSQPGGHPHNWTAISRECLSLLNDLTQRLIAQQEAAAANGRVKQPAGELKVSPQTPGALVTEDMSFQSQRSNIAPRASMSSLVKSSLMPLKTSPGSDVGSPFSSPALSCKMGILDVNSPWHGSVQSPQVTRRGPKLWTSGSDLQMNGSHHESFPLLSAAGVGSEAVQPRVIYTWLQNKQQQIKTFLSKRVLIMYFFSKHPEASIQAVFSDAQMHIWALEGLSHLVAASFTEDQFGVVQTTLPAILNTLLTLQEVVDRHFKLPHVSSKPPRISGSLVDTSYKTLRFALRASLKTALYRITTVFGEHLNAVQVSTEHKKRLQQFLEYKE